A stretch of the Lytechinus variegatus isolate NC3 chromosome 5, Lvar_3.0, whole genome shotgun sequence genome encodes the following:
- the LOC121416195 gene encoding PE-PGRS family protein PE_PGRS18-like produces the protein MAFMQFIYIFLMTGSSVLAGPLHNAATNRESIRTHIQTHFNVEGSIPCYLTIKGNCTRDMNKTTINLKGARPVEVRGDNIAALRERPMYPGELKSPLGFMRRQYSSSDSSEERVPTMADYDQYDPSSNFEGVPQGPVVPGGGGGGGGGVGGSGGGNAAAGGGGGGVGVGGGIDAGEAGEGGAGESGGSGTGGAGGGTEGAGEGGGAAGGGGGSDVGGGVGGTGGAGGGATGGGSGGPGTGPRSRLPNIPIIPAVNSNPRVNYPNRQFPVRPAQPQPPPRAGTGGGAGPHVPLIPQTIGPVINHSNQKKKPSSMTAALTATFVSVSIAVGAAAAAIVGYRKWRRQHLQTSANYQTMSQRAVVNA, from the coding sequence GTTCATCGGTTCTGGCAGGCCCATTACACAACGCTGCTACAAATCGAGAGAGCATCAGAACACATATCCAGACACATTTCAACGTGGAAGGAAGCATTCCCTGTTACCTGACAATCAAAGGGAACTGTACACGAGACATGAACAAAACGACAATTAATTTGAAAGGAGCTCGTCCGGTCGAAGTAAGAGGAGACAATATTGCTGCATTGAGAGAAAGACCGATGTACCCAGGGGAGCTGAAAAGTCCTTTGGGTTTCATGAGACGGCAGTACAGTAGTAGTGACTCAAGCGAAGAGAGGGTTCCAACCATGGCAGATTATGATCAATATGATCCAAGCTCAAACTTTGAGGGGGTCCCACAAGGCCCGGTAGTACCTGGTGGGGGAGgaggtggcggtggtggtgttGGAGGTTCAGGTGGAGGGAATGCAGCTGCCGGTGGTGGTGGCGGCGGTGTTGGAGTTGGTGGTGGTATAGATGCCGGAGAAGCGGGTGAGGGTGGTGCAGGAGAATCAGGTGGTTCCGGAACTGGTGGAGCTGGGGGAGGAACGGAAGGAGCGGGTGAAGGAGGAGGTGCTGCAGGTGGTGGGGGTGGATCGGATGTAGGAGGGGGAGTAGGAGGCACAGgtggagcaggaggaggagCAACAGGAGGTGGTTCCGGAGGGCCAGGAACTGGTCCTAGATCTCGCCTACCAAATATCCCTATTATACCAGCAGTCAACTCCAATCCTCGTGTGAACTACCCGAACCGACAATTCCCCGTAAGACCAGCCCAACCTCAACCGCCTCCAAGAGCTGGTACTGGTGGTGGGGCAGGTCCCCATGTTCCTCTGATTCCCCAAACAATAGGACCAGTTATCAATCACTCCAATCAGAAAAAGAAACCATCTTCCATGACTGCCGCTCTTACAGCAACCTTTGTTTCTGTAAGTATAGCAGTAGGAGCTGCTGCAGCTGCAATCGTAGGATATCGAAAATGGAGACGTCAACATCTACAAACATCAGCAAATTATCAGACGATGTCTCAAAGGGCAGTTGTGAATGCATAA